The Thermoanaerobaculia bacterium genome includes a window with the following:
- a CDS encoding glycosyltransferase, translating into MDASWIPFERSEPLRIAQIAGVAFRVPPRSTGGTELVIANLTRGLRERGHRVTLFASGDSRTDAELRSVLPRAAQDDPSSNLYLERELDVRNVFEAYGNSGDFDVIHAHWPTPAPYFSATAPCPTLLTFDYMEKSVYEYYRERFPRLRFACVSRAQADALDPGLPVVANGIDVDRVPFGRSPGGFLLTVGRLVPSKGAAAAIEIARRSGLPLVIVGDVSPYLPESRRYYESEIAPHVDGSRVVHHPRLPNREVLDLMSRARAFLFPIEWEEPFGLVAAEAMAAGTPVIATPRGALPELVEEGVTGWLGATIDDLVAAAGRTEAFDRRRCRDRARERFGYRRMAANYEKLYLRIAREAPARARRAAGR; encoded by the coding sequence ATGGACGCGTCCTGGATCCCGTTCGAGCGAAGCGAGCCCCTCCGGATCGCGCAGATCGCCGGAGTCGCGTTCCGGGTTCCGCCCCGATCGACCGGAGGCACCGAGCTCGTCATCGCGAATCTGACGCGCGGATTGCGCGAGCGAGGCCACCGCGTGACCCTCTTCGCCTCGGGAGATTCCCGGACCGACGCGGAGCTGCGCTCGGTACTGCCGCGGGCGGCGCAGGACGACCCGTCGTCGAACCTCTATCTCGAACGCGAGCTCGACGTACGAAACGTCTTCGAGGCGTACGGGAACTCCGGGGATTTCGACGTCATCCACGCCCACTGGCCGACGCCCGCGCCGTACTTCTCGGCCACCGCCCCGTGCCCCACGCTTCTCACCTTCGACTACATGGAAAAGTCCGTTTACGAGTATTACCGCGAGCGGTTCCCGCGGCTGCGGTTCGCCTGCGTTTCCCGGGCGCAGGCGGACGCCCTCGACCCGGGCCTGCCGGTCGTCGCCAACGGAATCGACGTGGACCGGGTGCCGTTCGGCCGCTCGCCCGGCGGCTTCCTGCTGACGGTCGGCAGACTCGTTCCGTCGAAGGGGGCCGCGGCGGCGATCGAGATCGCCCGGCGCTCGGGGCTCCCGCTCGTCATCGTCGGCGACGTTTCCCCGTATCTCCCGGAGAGCCGCCGCTACTACGAGTCCGAGATCGCGCCTCACGTCGACGGGTCGCGTGTCGTTCACCATCCGCGGCTCCCGAACCGCGAAGTGCTCGATCTCATGAGCCGGGCGCGGGCGTTCCTGTTTCCGATCGAATGGGAGGAGCCCTTCGGGCTCGTCGCCGCCGAAGCGATGGCCGCGGGCACGCCCGTGATCGCGACGCCGCGCGGAGCTCTCCCGGAGCTCGTCGAGGAGGGCGTGACCGGCTGGCTCGGAGCGACGATCGACGATCTCGTCGCCGCGGCCGGCCGAACGGAGGCGTTCGACCGGCGCCGATGCCGCGACCGCGCCCGGGAACGCTTCGGCTACCGGCGGATGGCGGCCAACTACGAGAAGCTCTACCTCCGGATCGCGCGGGAGGCGCCCGCGCGCGCGCGAAGGGCCGCCGGACGTTGA
- the bcp gene encoding thioredoxin-dependent thiol peroxidase, which translates to MALLEVGDKAPDFKTVDQEGEPVKLSDFRGKKVVLYFYPKDDTPGCTKEACSFRDGWSAFRRRKIEVLGVSAQDEKSHRKFAEKFSLPFRLLADPEKKIVQAYGVWGEKSLYGRKFMGTNRVTYLIDSKGKIAAVWPRVKPENHAEEVLAAAE; encoded by the coding sequence ATGGCGCTTCTCGAGGTCGGCGACAAGGCTCCGGATTTCAAGACCGTGGACCAGGAGGGCGAGCCCGTGAAGCTCTCCGATTTTCGCGGAAAGAAGGTCGTCCTCTACTTCTACCCGAAGGACGACACGCCGGGGTGCACGAAAGAGGCGTGCTCGTTCCGCGACGGGTGGAGCGCGTTCCGGCGCCGCAAGATCGAAGTCCTGGGCGTTTCGGCGCAGGACGAGAAATCGCACAGGAAGTTCGCCGAAAAGTTCTCGCTCCCGTTTCGCCTGCTCGCCGATCCGGAGAAGAAGATCGTGCAGGCTTACGGCGTCTGGGGAGAGAAGAGCCTCTACGGCCGGAAATTCATGGGAACGAACCGCGTCACGTACCTGATCGACTCGAAGGGAAAGATCGCGGCGGTCTGGCCGAGGGTCAAGCCCGAGAACCACGCCGAGGAAGTGCTCGCCGCGGCGGAATGA
- a CDS encoding class I SAM-dependent methyltransferase, with translation MSDSPASAGLSDERIRRLSDGQNPIVQAASLADAMPLSPGMRILDLGCGRAVSSIWFARELGVSVWAVDRDVSPSENLEAIRGAACEALVFPLRADARDLPFAEQYFDAAIAIDSYLYYGTDDRFLPYLAGFVRPGGHLAIADIGFTREIESPDAAPGFLRETFGEHWSFVHSVEWWKNEWERTGLVEVVAADALPGSRRLLQEYVLDRAATDRSDEIARAVVADDEELLVLFRLVARKR, from the coding sequence TTGAGCGATTCTCCGGCGTCGGCCGGCCTGAGCGACGAGCGCATCCGGCGCCTCTCCGACGGCCAGAATCCGATCGTCCAGGCGGCGAGCCTCGCCGACGCCATGCCGCTCTCGCCGGGAATGCGGATCCTCGATCTCGGCTGCGGACGGGCGGTGAGCTCGATCTGGTTCGCCCGGGAACTCGGCGTCTCGGTCTGGGCGGTCGACCGGGACGTTTCGCCGTCCGAAAATCTCGAGGCGATCCGCGGGGCGGCCTGCGAAGCGCTCGTCTTCCCCCTCCGCGCCGACGCGCGAGACCTTCCCTTCGCCGAGCAATACTTCGACGCCGCGATCGCGATCGACTCGTATCTCTATTACGGCACCGACGACCGGTTCCTGCCCTACCTCGCCGGATTCGTCCGTCCCGGCGGCCACCTCGCGATCGCGGACATCGGGTTCACGCGCGAGATCGAATCGCCGGACGCCGCGCCCGGGTTCCTGCGCGAGACGTTCGGAGAGCACTGGTCGTTCGTCCATTCGGTCGAATGGTGGAAGAACGAGTGGGAGCGGACCGGCCTCGTCGAAGTTGTCGCCGCCGACGCGCTCCCCGGGAGCCGGCGTCTCCTGCAGGAATACGTGCTGGACCGCGCGGCGACCGACCGCAGCGACGAGATCGCCCGGGCGGTGGTCGCCGACGACGAAGAGCTCCTCGTCCTCTTCCGCCTCGTCGCCCGCAAGCGGTGA
- a CDS encoding SDR family oxidoreductase: MARTALVTGGNRGIGFEVCRELARAGLTVVLAARDREAGEAAAAKIRKEGTDVRFEMMDVSRDASVESGARRLSAAGLAVDVLVNNAAIYPGDRLLDARRDAVRETMEINFFGAVRTCRAFVPGMIARRYGRVVNVSSGSGSFAEGLPGPPAYALSKAALNALTVKLAAEVSGDVKVNAVCPGWVRTRMGGRNASRSVEEGAETIVWLATLPARGPNGGFFRDRKPIRW; encoded by the coding sequence ATGGCACGCACGGCGCTCGTGACGGGCGGAAACCGCGGGATCGGATTCGAGGTCTGCCGGGAGCTCGCGCGAGCCGGCCTGACGGTCGTCCTCGCCGCGCGCGATCGCGAGGCCGGAGAGGCGGCGGCCGCGAAGATCCGGAAAGAGGGGACGGACGTGCGTTTCGAGATGATGGACGTCTCGAGGGACGCCTCCGTCGAGTCCGGCGCCCGCCGGCTCTCGGCGGCCGGCCTCGCCGTCGACGTTCTCGTCAACAATGCCGCCATCTATCCCGGCGACCGGCTGCTCGACGCCCGCCGCGACGCGGTGCGCGAGACGATGGAGATCAACTTCTTCGGCGCGGTGCGGACGTGCCGTGCATTCGTGCCGGGAATGATCGCGCGGCGATACGGAAGAGTGGTGAACGTTTCCTCGGGCTCGGGCTCGTTCGCGGAAGGTCTCCCCGGGCCGCCCGCCTACGCCCTTTCGAAGGCCGCGCTGAACGCGCTGACCGTGAAGCTCGCGGCGGAGGTTTCGGGAGACGTCAAGGTGAACGCGGTGTGTCCGGGGTGGGTCCGAACGCGCATGGGAGGACGGAACGCGTCCCGCTCGGTCGAGGAAGGCGCCGAGACGATCGTCTGGCTCGCGACGCTGCCGGCGCGGGGCCCGAACGGAGGGTTCTTCCGCGACCGGAAGCCGATCCGCTGGTGA
- the aat gene encoding leucyl/phenylalanyl-tRNA--protein transferase, which translates to MPVFRLDDRLVFPPPSLAEDGLLAVGGDLRPDRLLLAYSSGIFPWYDEGQPILWHSPDPRMVLEAEELHVPRSLEKRMRRAPFRLTMDTAFREVMDGCASAPRPEGPGTWITPEMLEAYVELHRRGFAHSVEAWSGETLAGGLYGVSLGAAYFGESMFARLPDASKIAFVALVRQLARWEITLIDCQVYTEHLDRFGAAEWPRERYLNALAAALAKPTRRGKWEFEEREERERRVRPAPPRTSGRLPRHRS; encoded by the coding sequence ATGCCCGTCTTCCGGCTCGACGACCGTCTCGTTTTCCCGCCGCCGTCGCTCGCCGAGGACGGGCTCCTCGCCGTCGGCGGCGATCTCCGCCCGGATCGGCTCCTCCTCGCGTATTCCTCGGGGATCTTTCCCTGGTACGACGAGGGGCAGCCGATCCTCTGGCATTCGCCCGACCCCCGAATGGTGCTCGAGGCGGAGGAGCTCCACGTGCCGAGGAGCCTCGAGAAGCGAATGCGGAGGGCACCGTTCCGGCTGACGATGGACACGGCCTTCCGGGAGGTGATGGACGGGTGCGCGTCGGCGCCCCGGCCGGAGGGGCCGGGAACCTGGATCACGCCGGAGATGCTCGAGGCCTACGTCGAGCTCCACCGCCGGGGTTTCGCGCATTCGGTCGAGGCGTGGAGCGGCGAGACGCTCGCCGGCGGGCTCTACGGCGTCTCGCTCGGCGCCGCGTACTTCGGCGAATCGATGTTCGCCCGCCTTCCGGACGCTTCGAAGATCGCCTTCGTCGCCCTCGTGCGCCAGCTCGCCCGCTGGGAGATCACGCTCATCGACTGCCAGGTGTACACGGAGCACCTCGACCGGTTCGGCGCGGCGGAATGGCCGCGGGAACGGTACCTGAACGCGCTCGCGGCCGCGCTCGCGAAGCCGACCCGTCGGGGGAAGTGGGAGTTCGAGGAGCGGGAAGAGAGGGAGCGGCGCGTCAGGCCGGCGCCGCCGAGAACGTCAGGGCGTCTCCCGCGACACCGATCGTGA
- the msrA gene encoding peptide-methionine (S)-S-oxide reductase MsrA, translated as MKGRFLVLAVSLLLPGIVLGAAPAAKPRLDKATFAGGCFWCTQHDFEEIPGVFSVTAGYTGGHVANPTYEQVGTHTTGHAEAIEVLFDPSKITYRQLVDRFWRLVDPTTEDRQFCDWGGVGGPYRSEIFYHSDEQKRDALESKQEIERTKTFKEPILTKITPAGPFYRAEEYHQDYWKKDPIRYQTYRRGCGRDARLKQLWGTSNR; from the coding sequence TTGAAAGGCCGATTCCTCGTTCTCGCCGTCTCCCTGCTCCTGCCCGGGATCGTCCTCGGTGCGGCTCCCGCCGCGAAGCCTCGGCTCGACAAGGCGACGTTCGCCGGCGGCTGCTTCTGGTGCACCCAGCACGATTTCGAAGAGATTCCGGGCGTCTTCTCGGTCACGGCCGGGTACACCGGAGGGCACGTCGCGAATCCGACGTACGAACAGGTCGGAACGCACACGACCGGCCATGCCGAAGCGATCGAAGTGCTCTTCGATCCGTCGAAGATCACCTACCGCCAGCTCGTGGATCGCTTCTGGCGCCTCGTCGATCCGACGACCGAGGACCGGCAGTTCTGCGACTGGGGAGGGGTGGGGGGTCCCTACCGTTCGGAAATCTTCTATCACTCGGACGAGCAGAAGCGTGACGCTCTCGAGTCGAAGCAGGAGATCGAACGGACGAAGACGTTCAAAGAACCCATCCTGACGAAGATCACGCCGGCCGGCCCGTTCTACCGCGCCGAGGAGTATCACCAGGATTACTGGAAGAAGGACCCGATCCGCTATCAGACTTACCGCCGCGGCTGCGGGCGCGATGCGCGTCTGAAACAGCTGTGGGGAACGTCGAACCGATGA
- a CDS encoding PQQ-binding-like beta-propeller repeat protein has protein sequence MDRIWTRLLLCFAIGGAPLRGFGAEPPRSCAGPQFRGGGAHEAVYCGDPVRRVAGALWRFRSGGAIESSPAAAGDFVYFGSEDGFLHAVALSTGREIWRFDAGGAVDGSPAVDAGSVYATSRNRRVFALDRATGRQKWSVSFGDDLPFAWGYDVFLSSPVVDGPSLYVGAGDGGVYRLSAADGEVIWKFLTGGRVRSSPALAGGVVYAGSFDGVFYAIDARSGKLRWKYATEGAAIDCAKWGFDRRSINSSAAVADGVVTFGSRDAHQYALDAATGRFLWKIAHPVALSADHAELAWCEGSPAIADGVSYVGSSDGHFVDAVELRTGRELWRRSTPGRVIGSPAISGDLLVCGGEDATVFALDRKEGNPVWSFRTGGRVYSSPAVARSTVLVGCADGSMYALSDARPGAGFVPRRAVYWDEKLSGWFSGAAAIRDYLASEGYELLDAAALPRFLENRIEDGVPSVVVFASDEPPSSLTETAGDTPPLVRRYLEAGGRAVWVGFPPFALKFDESTGKRTGLDAARGLRILGVGRSAFSSEDAEDRGATPTAEGLSRGLPRSWMGSFPVSPADVGTVLARDRDGLANAWAKPFGRGEFVRVWGLRSPMTDLEALRRIAEHGFEREGAR, from the coding sequence ATGGACCGAATCTGGACGCGGCTGCTGCTCTGTTTTGCGATCGGCGGCGCGCCCCTACGCGGCTTCGGCGCCGAACCGCCGCGATCGTGCGCGGGGCCGCAGTTCCGCGGCGGCGGCGCGCACGAAGCGGTCTACTGCGGCGATCCGGTGCGGAGGGTGGCGGGCGCGCTCTGGCGATTCCGGTCGGGCGGGGCGATCGAATCGAGCCCCGCGGCCGCTGGCGATTTCGTGTATTTCGGGAGCGAGGACGGCTTTCTCCACGCGGTGGCTCTCTCGACCGGGCGCGAGATCTGGCGGTTCGACGCGGGCGGGGCCGTGGACGGATCTCCCGCGGTCGACGCGGGCTCCGTGTACGCGACGAGCCGCAACCGCCGGGTCTTCGCGCTCGACCGCGCGACGGGCCGGCAGAAGTGGAGCGTCTCGTTCGGCGACGATCTTCCCTTCGCGTGGGGATACGACGTGTTCCTGTCGTCCCCCGTGGTCGACGGGCCCTCGCTCTACGTCGGAGCCGGCGACGGAGGCGTGTACCGTCTGTCCGCGGCCGACGGCGAGGTGATCTGGAAATTCCTCACGGGAGGCCGCGTGCGGTCGTCTCCCGCGCTCGCCGGCGGCGTCGTGTACGCCGGCAGCTTCGACGGCGTCTTCTACGCGATCGACGCGCGTTCGGGGAAGCTCCGATGGAAATACGCGACCGAAGGCGCCGCGATCGACTGCGCGAAGTGGGGCTTCGACCGGCGGTCGATCAATTCGTCGGCCGCGGTTGCCGACGGCGTCGTCACGTTCGGCTCCCGCGACGCCCACCAGTATGCGCTCGACGCCGCGACGGGAAGATTCCTCTGGAAGATCGCGCACCCCGTCGCGCTCTCGGCGGACCACGCGGAGCTCGCCTGGTGCGAGGGCTCTCCGGCGATCGCGGACGGCGTCTCGTACGTCGGGAGCTCGGACGGCCACTTCGTCGACGCGGTCGAGCTCCGGACCGGACGGGAGCTCTGGAGGCGATCGACCCCCGGGCGGGTGATCGGCTCGCCGGCGATTTCGGGCGATCTCCTGGTTTGCGGGGGAGAAGACGCGACGGTGTTCGCCCTCGACCGGAAGGAGGGGAACCCCGTCTGGAGCTTCCGGACGGGAGGGCGCGTCTACTCTTCGCCCGCGGTCGCCCGCTCGACGGTCCTCGTCGGATGCGCGGACGGCTCGATGTACGCGCTCTCGGACGCGCGGCCGGGCGCGGGGTTCGTTCCGCGGCGGGCGGTCTACTGGGACGAGAAGCTCTCGGGATGGTTCTCGGGGGCCGCCGCGATCCGCGACTACCTGGCGAGCGAGGGATACGAGCTCCTCGACGCCGCGGCGCTGCCCCGCTTCCTCGAAAACCGCATCGAGGACGGCGTTCCGTCGGTCGTCGTCTTCGCGTCGGACGAGCCGCCCTCGTCGCTGACCGAAACGGCGGGCGACACGCCGCCGCTGGTCCGCCGCTATCTCGAAGCGGGCGGACGCGCGGTCTGGGTCGGGTTCCCTCCGTTCGCGCTGAAGTTCGACGAGTCGACCGGCAAGCGCACGGGTCTCGACGCCGCCCGGGGACTCCGGATCCTCGGCGTCGGACGGAGCGCGTTTTCCTCGGAGGACGCCGAAGACCGGGGAGCCACCCCGACGGCCGAAGGGCTCTCCCGGGGCCTGCCGAGGAGCTGGATGGGCTCCTTCCCGGTGTCTCCGGCCGACGTGGGCACGGTCCTCGCGCGCGACCGGGACGGGCTCGCCAACGCCTGGGCGAAGCCCTTCGGCAGGGGGGAATTCGTCCGCGTCTGGGGCCTGCGCTCGCCGATGACCGATCTCGAAGCGCTGAGGCGGATCGCCGAGCACGGATTCGAACGGGAGGGCGCCCGATGA
- a CDS encoding cyclase family protein — translation MKFGILAPAAAAVALAITGAARRAITGVPVNLSAARIADLSHSFDEKTIYWPNAPSGFVLHRESFGKTPAGFFYASNDFCAPEHGGTHLDAPIHFSEGKWSVDQISVRQLVGPGVVIDVARQAAADRDYRLTLDDVRAWEKKHGPVPAAAIVILRTGWASRWPDRKAYLGDDTPGRITNLHFPSYGREAAEFLVSVRKVAAIGVDTASLDYGPSADFIVHRTVLGANVPGLENLTGLEALPETGFWVIALPMKIAGGSGAPLRAIAVLPR, via the coding sequence ATGAAATTCGGAATCCTCGCGCCGGCGGCCGCCGCCGTGGCGCTCGCCATCACCGGCGCCGCGCGGCGAGCGATCACCGGAGTTCCCGTGAACCTTTCCGCGGCGCGCATCGCCGACCTGTCCCACTCCTTCGACGAGAAGACGATCTACTGGCCGAATGCTCCGTCCGGATTCGTTCTCCATCGGGAATCGTTCGGGAAGACCCCGGCGGGCTTCTTCTACGCGTCGAACGACTTCTGCGCGCCGGAGCACGGCGGGACGCATCTCGACGCGCCGATCCACTTCTCGGAAGGGAAGTGGTCGGTGGACCAGATATCCGTGCGGCAACTCGTCGGTCCCGGCGTCGTGATCGACGTCGCGCGGCAGGCGGCGGCGGACCGCGATTACCGGCTGACCCTCGACGACGTGCGCGCCTGGGAGAAGAAGCACGGGCCGGTGCCGGCGGCCGCGATCGTGATCCTGCGGACCGGTTGGGCCAGCCGCTGGCCGGACCGGAAGGCGTACCTCGGCGACGACACCCCCGGCCGGATCACGAACCTCCATTTCCCCTCCTACGGCCGCGAGGCGGCCGAATTCCTGGTGAGCGTGCGGAAGGTCGCGGCGATCGGCGTCGACACGGCGAGTCTCGACTACGGCCCGTCCGCGGATTTCATCGTGCATCGGACCGTTCTCGGCGCGAACGTGCCGGGCCTCGAGAACCTGACCGGACTCGAGGCCCTGCCCGAGACGGGCTTCTGGGTGATCGCTCTCCCGATGAAGATCGCCGGAGGGTCGGGCGCGCCGTTGCGGGCGATCGCGGTGTTGCCCCGATGA